Proteins co-encoded in one Papaver somniferum cultivar HN1 chromosome 5, ASM357369v1, whole genome shotgun sequence genomic window:
- the LOC113282006 gene encoding probable glycosyltransferase At3g07620, whose protein sequence is MRNIIKPFSTSSSPSYVQNHISWSLVQTIIGIGSLIVLAPLFFCVSTNQCIYHQKMALLHHDQVHDYNGDKQSKVTSSPPLSSILRPFNGASSDHYYYPLNLIKKNQQTGDYYDEKLKKIESELGSVRVFLKEIAAVSIHQNSSTTHEDINSGDGPDYYIPNGQIYRNPYLFHRSYQLMEKMFKIFVYEEGEPPLFHDGPCKNIYSTEGMFINTLEMDAKFRTRDPDEAHVFFLPFSVVKILTYLFHPKVRDKAVLGRTIGDYIRIISQKYPYWNRTLGADHFMLSCHDWGPRATWYVPQLYYNSIRVLCNANTSEYFNPKKDASFPEINIRTDSITGLLGGPPPSERTILAFFAGGIHGFLRRPLLKHWKEKDEDLRIYEKLPENISYEEMMHKSKYCICPSGYEVASPRIVEAIYAECVPVLISQHYILPFSDVLNWTSFSVQISVSEIPNLKRILMDIPYDRYVRMQERVKQVQRHFVMNDPPKRYDVFHMIVHSVWLRRLNAQML, encoded by the exons ATGAGGAATATCATCAAACCCTTTTCTACTTCTTCATCACCATCTTATGTTCAAAATCATATATCTTGGTCGTTGGTTCAAACAATTATTGGAATTGGATCTCTAATTGTTTTAGCTCCTCTGTTCTTTTGTGTCTCAACTAATCAATGCATATATCACCAAAAGATGGCTCTTCTCCATCATGATCAAGTCCAT GATTATAATGGTGATAAGCAATCAAAAGTGACGTCATCACCACCATTATCATCAATTCTTAGACCTTTCAATGGAGCTTCTAGTGATCATTACTATTATCCATTAAACTTAATAAAGAAGAACCAACAAACGGGAGATTATTACGATGAGAAACTAAAGAAGATAGAATCGGAACTTGGCAGCGTCAGAGTTTTCTTAAAAGAAATTGCTGCTGTTTCTATTCATCAGAATTCATCTACAACACATGAAGATATTAATTCCGGTGACGGTCCAGATTATTACATCCCAAATGGTCAAATTTATAGGAATCCTTACTTATTTCATCG GAGTTACCAATTGatggagaaaatgtttaaaatATTTGTATACGAAGAAGGAGAACCTCCACTGTTCCATGATGGACCTTGTAAGAACATATACTCTACAGAAGGGATGTTTATTAACACGTTGGAGATGGATGCAAAATTTCGAACAAGAGATCCAGATGAAGCTCATGTTTTTTTCCTCCCTTTCAGTGTTGTTAAGATTCTTACGTATCTTTTTCATCCCAAGGTTCGTGACAAAGCTGTCCTAGGAAGAACAATTGGCGACTACATCCGTATCATCTCCCAAAAATATCCTTACTGGAACAGAACTTTGGGAGCTGACCATTTTATGCTTTCTTGCCATGATTGG GGACCTCGAGCAACATGGTACGTGCCTCAGTTGTATTACAACTCCATCCGTGTATTATGCAATGCAAATACAAGTGAATACTTTAATCCTAAGAAGGATGCATCATTTCCTGAAATCAATATCAGGACAGATAGCATAACTGGTCTTTTGGGTGGTCCACCGCCATCAGAACGTACTATCCTAGCGTTCTTTGCTGGAGGAATCCATGGTTTTCTGAGAAGACCTCTTTTGAAGCACTGGAAAGAAAAAGATGAGGATTTACGTATTTACGAAAAACTTCCTGAAAACATATCGTACGAAGAAATGATGCACAAGAGCAAGTACTGCATCTGCCCGAGCGGTTACGAAGTGGCAAGCCCTAGAATAGTTGAGGCGATATACGCTGAATGCGTTCCAGTATTGATTTCTCAACATTATATCCTCCCATTTAGTGACGTTCTTAATTGGACTTCTTTTTCAGTTCAGATTTCAGTAAGTGAAATTCCAAATTTGAAGAGAATTCTAATGGATATTCCGTATGATAGATATGTTAGAATGCAGGAGAGAGTGAAACAAGTACAGCGGCATTTTGTCATGAACGATCCACCGAAGCGGTATGATGTGTTTCATATGATCGTTCATTCAGTTTGGCTTAGAAGGTTGAATGCTCAGATGCTATAG